In Bacillus toyonensis BCT-7112, a single window of DNA contains:
- the pepT gene encoding peptidase T, protein MKQELIERFTRYVKIDTQSNEESHTVPTTPGQIEFGKLLVEELKEIGLTEVTMDDNGYVMATLPANTDKDVPVIGFLAHLDTATDFTGKNVKPQIHENFDGHAITLNEELNVVLTPEQFPELPSYKGHTIITTDGTTLLGADDKAGLTEIMVAMNYLIHNPQIKHGKIRVAFTPDEEIGRGPAHFDVEAFGASFAYTMDGGPLGGLEYESFNAAGAKLTFNGTNTHPGTAKNKMRNATKLAMEFNGHLPVEDAPEYTEGYEGFYHLLSLNGDVEQSKAYYIIRDFDRENFETRKNNVENIVKQMQEKYGQDAVVLEMNDQYYNMLEKIEPVREIVDIAYEAMKSLNIEPNIHPIRGGTDGSQLSYMGLPTPNIFTGGENYHGKFEYVSVDTMEKAVQVIVEIARRFEEQA, encoded by the coding sequence TTGAAACAAGAACTTATTGAAAGATTTACGAGATATGTAAAAATTGATACCCAATCAAATGAAGAAAGCCATACAGTACCAACAACACCCGGACAAATTGAATTTGGTAAGTTATTAGTTGAAGAGTTAAAAGAAATTGGGTTAACAGAAGTAACGATGGATGACAATGGTTATGTGATGGCAACACTTCCCGCTAATACGGACAAGGATGTGCCTGTAATCGGATTTTTAGCCCATTTAGATACGGCAACAGACTTTACAGGGAAAAACGTAAAACCACAAATTCATGAAAATTTTGATGGTCATGCAATTACGTTAAATGAAGAGTTAAATGTTGTATTAACACCAGAGCAGTTCCCGGAATTACCATCATATAAAGGTCATACGATTATTACAACTGATGGTACAACACTTCTAGGAGCAGATGATAAAGCTGGTCTTACAGAAATTATGGTTGCAATGAACTATTTAATACATAATCCGCAAATTAAGCACGGGAAAATAAGAGTAGCATTTACACCGGATGAAGAAATTGGTCGTGGGCCAGCGCATTTTGATGTAGAAGCGTTTGGTGCATCATTTGCTTACACGATGGATGGAGGTCCATTAGGTGGTTTAGAGTATGAAAGTTTTAATGCTGCAGGTGCTAAGTTAACGTTTAACGGAACGAATACACATCCTGGAACAGCGAAAAATAAAATGCGTAACGCAACTAAACTTGCTATGGAGTTTAATGGGCATCTACCGGTAGAAGATGCACCAGAATATACGGAAGGTTATGAAGGGTTCTATCATTTACTTTCTTTAAATGGTGATGTTGAGCAAAGTAAGGCGTATTACATTATTCGAGATTTTGATCGTGAAAATTTTGAGACACGTAAAAATAACGTTGAAAATATTGTGAAGCAAATGCAAGAGAAGTATGGGCAAGATGCGGTCGTTTTAGAAATGAATGATCAATATTATAACATGCTTGAAAAAATTGAACCGGTAAGAGAAATTGTTGATATTGCATATGAAGCGATGAAAAGTTTAAATATCGAACCGAACATTCACCCGATTCGCGGTGGAACAGATGGATCACAATTATCATATATGGGATTACCGACGCCAAATATTTTCACTGGTGGTGAAAACTACCATGGTAAATTTGAGTATGTTTCGGTAGATACTATGGAAAAAGCTGTTCAAGTTATTGTAGAAATCGCAAGACGATTTGAAGAACAAGCTTAG